Proteins co-encoded in one Spirosoma endbachense genomic window:
- a CDS encoding DUF433 domain-containing protein, with the protein MINWQEYIHSDEKVLLGKPVIKGTRLSVEFLLERLADGWTEQDLLDNYPRLSKEALQGIFCLYSNT; encoded by the coding sequence ATGATAAACTGGCAGGAGTATATTCATTCGGACGAAAAAGTATTATTGGGGAAACCTGTCATAAAAGGAACGCGCTTATCCGTTGAATTTCTGTTAGAACGTCTGGCAGACGGCTGGACGGAGCAGGATTTATTAGACAATTATCCGCGCCTTTCAAAAGAAGCTTTGCAAGGTATTTTTTGCCTTTACAGTAACACATAA